One Microlunatus soli genomic window carries:
- a CDS encoding mycoredoxin, producing MSAFTMYTTPWCGFCFRLKGQLKREKIDFDEVNIEAQPDAAELVAKINNGNQTVPTLVFSDGSSMTNPSVREVTAKLATL from the coding sequence ATGAGCGCGTTCACCATGTACACCACACCCTGGTGTGGTTTCTGCTTCCGCCTCAAGGGTCAGCTGAAGCGGGAGAAGATCGACTTCGACGAGGTCAACATCGAGGCCCAGCCGGATGCGGCCGAGTTGGTCGCCAAGATCAACAACGGCAACCAGACGGTGCCCACTCTGGTCTTCAGCGACGGCTCCTCGATGACCAACCCGTCGGTGCGCGAGGTCACCGCCAAGCTCGCAACCCTGTGA
- a CDS encoding SDR family NAD(P)-dependent oxidoreductase, whose product MPTIAIVGAGSGLGRSIAKAFGSNGYSVALLSRTETKLAALAAELNEAGIEAAGFAADVLEPASIAAAFGRITKRFGAVDVLEYSPAPHAPVPGLDNPSPLEATRANIQPQIDYYLYGGIAATEQVLPAMIERGSGTILYSTGGTSKDPLAGPAEFATTSIGSGALRSYALKLHQATADTGVYVAHVPIFAWIGSGGPETQPETIARHYWAAHTAREGAELPYVAL is encoded by the coding sequence ATGCCCACCATTGCCATCGTCGGCGCCGGATCCGGCCTCGGCCGATCGATCGCCAAGGCCTTCGGATCGAACGGATACTCCGTGGCGCTGCTGTCCCGCACCGAGACCAAGCTCGCCGCCCTCGCCGCTGAGCTGAACGAGGCAGGGATCGAAGCTGCCGGCTTCGCCGCCGATGTCTTGGAGCCGGCCTCGATCGCCGCCGCCTTCGGCCGGATCACGAAGCGTTTCGGAGCCGTCGACGTCCTGGAGTATTCACCCGCTCCGCACGCGCCCGTTCCGGGGTTGGACAATCCGTCGCCGTTGGAGGCGACCAGAGCCAACATCCAGCCGCAGATCGACTACTACCTCTACGGCGGGATCGCGGCTACCGAGCAGGTGTTGCCGGCGATGATCGAGCGTGGCAGCGGAACGATTCTCTACAGCACCGGCGGTACGTCGAAGGATCCGCTCGCCGGGCCCGCCGAATTCGCCACCACCAGCATCGGCAGCGGCGCGCTGCGCAGCTACGCGCTCAAGCTGCACCAGGCAACCGCGGACACCGGGGTGTACGTGGCCCACGTCCCGATCTTCGCCTGGATCGGCTCCGGCGGGCCCGAAACCCAGCCCGAGACGATCGCTCGGCATTACTGGGCCGCGCACACCGCACGCGAAGGAGCCGAACTGCCGTACGTCGCGCTGTGA
- the recC gene encoding exodeoxyribonuclease V subunit gamma: MGLLLHRASRADRLVAGLGAVLATPPADTFATEIVAVPTRGVERWLAQSLSHLLGTGAATDGVCAGIDFPSPERLVGDAVSPITGIEPRSDPWHPRRAVWALLSVIDAGRHQEWAEPLWRYLADREPDHDLSRAGAEDEIGEVEGAGRRYATAFHLAELLAGYAGDRPQMIMHWLAGRDTDGGGRPLPATMAWQAELLRRLRVEIGVPGPAERLPEAAAQLAADPSASTLPGRLSVFGPTRLSHATLTVLAALAHHREVHLWLPHASPALWQQVSAAIADRPAIQSRSDDPTADLPRHRLLGYLGRDAREFQVGLSRLDTEIHDQLLDETDERVDDPATAPAGGPLLRRLQDDLAADRPLRTADTSAPIAADDHSIGVHAAHGPDRQVEVLRELVLGLLADDPTLEPRDIMVMCPDIETFAPLVSAAFGAQAVDADTEPDGHPGHQLRVRLADRSLRQLNPLLQVLSRLFDLAESRIEASAIVDLCGTDPVATQFDLRAEDLLRLRELVARSGVRWGLDPRDRQRFAMGDFAQNTWAAGLDRMLLGVAMDEDGEHFIGTTLPMDDIDAGDVELVGRLAEVVDRLNTVIASFDRRQSLRSWIDACRTALDLLTAVPSNDNWQLAQAYGELTRIGESAAGDSTGSGHRRDDLLLTRREARAVLSDLFAGRPSRANFRTGTLTVATLMPMRSVPHRVVCLLGLDDGVFPRAGRLDGDDLLAVDPWIGDRDRRSEDRQLLLDAIMSATEHLMIIYSGADPRTNADRPPSVPLGELLDVLDQTATAADGGPVRSQILHRHPLQPFDVANFVTADGRPPGSFDTAGLAAARATLQPRTEPTPVYSPEPLPAYQLPALLPVEELVRFFRHPVQRFLRTRAGIGLYTEEDPTTDEMPVQPDGLQGWAIGDRMLRAHLAGVSISHLATAERLRGEVPPKEFGGRFLRPITDNVAEIADRARPELSGARHNVDINAELTLPPPGSTDADETADRTVSVVGTVAGVYGDRLVTVHYSRLGPKQRLQSWIQLLAMTATEPGPWQAITIGRGNRWSPGTSRLGPVPADFAREALADLVDIYRAGMTSPLPLLPLAAAEYATLIGSGKRSPELLRGRVAQQVQFDLDDTYRAVFGTDFSFEKLIKIPARPGDAREGLSAPSRFGALARRVWHPLLNAEELA; encoded by the coding sequence ATGGGACTTCTCCTTCATCGGGCCAGCCGCGCCGATCGGTTGGTCGCCGGACTCGGCGCGGTGCTGGCCACGCCGCCCGCGGACACGTTCGCGACCGAGATCGTCGCGGTGCCCACTCGCGGTGTCGAACGCTGGCTCGCCCAGTCGCTGTCCCATCTGCTCGGGACCGGGGCAGCCACCGACGGGGTCTGCGCCGGAATCGACTTCCCCTCCCCGGAGCGGCTGGTCGGCGATGCGGTGTCACCGATCACCGGCATCGAGCCCCGATCAGATCCCTGGCATCCACGACGCGCCGTCTGGGCGCTGCTGTCGGTGATCGACGCCGGCCGGCATCAGGAGTGGGCCGAGCCGCTGTGGCGCTATCTCGCCGATCGCGAGCCCGATCATGACCTCTCCCGAGCCGGGGCCGAGGACGAGATCGGGGAGGTGGAGGGCGCCGGCAGACGGTACGCGACGGCGTTCCATCTGGCCGAGTTGCTCGCCGGGTATGCCGGCGATCGGCCACAGATGATCATGCATTGGCTGGCCGGCCGGGACACCGACGGCGGCGGCCGACCGCTGCCGGCGACGATGGCCTGGCAGGCCGAACTGCTGCGCAGACTGCGGGTCGAGATCGGGGTGCCGGGACCTGCCGAACGGTTGCCGGAGGCCGCCGCCCAGTTGGCCGCCGACCCGTCCGCGTCGACACTGCCGGGACGGCTCTCGGTGTTCGGACCGACCCGGCTGTCGCATGCGACGCTGACGGTGCTGGCTGCGCTGGCCCACCATCGCGAGGTACATCTGTGGCTGCCGCACGCCTCCCCTGCGCTGTGGCAACAGGTGTCGGCCGCCATCGCCGATCGTCCCGCGATTCAGTCTCGCTCCGACGATCCGACCGCTGACCTGCCGCGGCATCGGCTGCTCGGCTACCTGGGCCGCGACGCCCGCGAGTTCCAGGTCGGCCTGTCCCGGTTGGACACCGAGATCCATGATCAACTCCTGGACGAGACCGACGAACGGGTGGACGATCCGGCGACGGCTCCGGCGGGCGGTCCCCTGTTGCGGCGCCTGCAGGACGATCTGGCTGCCGACCGCCCGTTGCGGACCGCCGACACGTCGGCACCGATCGCCGCCGACGACCACAGCATCGGCGTGCACGCCGCGCACGGGCCGGATCGGCAGGTGGAGGTGTTGCGGGAGTTGGTGCTCGGGCTGTTGGCCGACGACCCGACCCTGGAGCCACGCGACATCATGGTGATGTGCCCCGACATCGAGACCTTCGCCCCGCTGGTCTCGGCCGCGTTCGGCGCCCAGGCCGTCGATGCCGATACCGAACCCGACGGTCATCCCGGCCATCAGCTCCGGGTCCGGCTCGCCGACCGGTCGCTGCGTCAGCTCAATCCGTTGTTGCAGGTGCTGTCCCGGCTGTTCGACCTGGCCGAGTCGCGGATCGAGGCGTCGGCGATCGTCGACCTGTGCGGCACCGATCCGGTGGCGACGCAGTTCGATCTGCGAGCCGAGGATCTGCTCCGGCTGCGTGAGCTGGTCGCCCGGTCCGGTGTCCGGTGGGGATTGGACCCGCGGGACCGGCAGCGGTTCGCGATGGGTGACTTCGCGCAGAACACCTGGGCTGCCGGTCTGGACCGGATGCTGCTCGGGGTGGCGATGGACGAGGACGGCGAACACTTCATCGGCACCACGCTGCCGATGGACGATATCGACGCCGGCGACGTCGAGCTCGTCGGTCGGCTCGCCGAGGTGGTCGACCGGTTGAACACCGTGATCGCCTCGTTCGACCGCCGACAGTCGCTGCGGTCCTGGATCGACGCCTGCCGGACGGCCCTCGATCTACTCACCGCGGTCCCGTCCAACGACAACTGGCAGCTCGCCCAGGCCTACGGCGAGCTGACTCGGATCGGCGAGTCGGCGGCCGGCGATTCGACAGGCTCAGGACACCGCCGGGATGATCTGCTGCTGACCCGTCGGGAGGCGCGTGCGGTGCTCTCCGACCTCTTCGCGGGCCGGCCCAGCCGGGCCAACTTCCGGACCGGTACGTTGACCGTCGCGACGCTGATGCCGATGCGTTCAGTGCCGCATCGGGTGGTGTGTCTGCTCGGTCTGGACGACGGCGTGTTCCCGCGGGCCGGCCGGTTGGACGGTGACGATCTGCTCGCGGTCGACCCGTGGATCGGTGACCGGGACCGGCGCAGCGAGGACCGGCAGCTGCTGCTGGACGCGATCATGTCGGCGACCGAGCATCTGATGATCATCTACTCCGGCGCCGATCCGCGGACCAATGCCGATCGGCCGCCATCGGTGCCCCTCGGAGAGTTGCTCGACGTGTTGGATCAGACCGCGACCGCTGCCGACGGCGGGCCGGTGCGGAGCCAGATCCTGCACCGGCATCCGTTGCAGCCGTTCGATGTCGCCAACTTCGTGACCGCCGACGGCCGACCGCCGGGTAGCTTCGACACCGCCGGGCTGGCTGCGGCACGGGCGACGCTGCAACCTCGTACGGAGCCGACTCCGGTCTACTCCCCCGAGCCGCTGCCGGCCTACCAACTGCCGGCCCTGTTGCCGGTGGAGGAACTGGTCCGCTTCTTCCGGCACCCCGTGCAACGCTTCCTGCGGACCCGAGCCGGGATCGGTCTCTACACCGAGGAGGACCCGACCACCGACGAGATGCCGGTGCAACCGGACGGTCTGCAGGGCTGGGCGATCGGCGACCGGATGCTGCGAGCCCATCTGGCAGGTGTTTCGATCTCTCATCTGGCGACGGCCGAACGACTGCGCGGTGAGGTGCCGCCGAAGGAGTTCGGTGGACGATTCCTGCGACCGATCACCGACAACGTCGCCGAGATCGCCGACCGGGCCCGTCCCGAGTTGTCAGGCGCCCGGCACAACGTCGACATCAACGCCGAGCTGACGCTGCCACCGCCCGGTTCCACCGACGCGGACGAAACGGCGGACCGGACCGTCTCGGTGGTCGGCACCGTGGCCGGGGTGTACGGGGATCGGCTGGTCACGGTGCACTATTCCCGGCTCGGACCCAAGCAGCGGCTGCAGTCCTGGATCCAGCTGCTGGCGATGACCGCCACCGAGCCCGGACCGTGGCAGGCGATCACCATCGGACGCGGCAACCGGTGGTCCCCGGGCACCTCCCGGCTCGGCCCGGTTCCAGCCGACTTCGCCCGCGAGGCGTTGGCCGATCTGGTCGACATCTATCGGGCCGGGATGACCTCGCCACTCCCGCTGCTGCCGCTGGCCGCAGCGGAGTACGCGACCCTGATCGGCTCCGGCAAACGGTCACCCGAGCTGCTCCGCGGCCGGGTTGCCCAGCAGGTCCAATTCGATCTTGACGACACCTACCGTGCGGTCTTCGGTACCGACTTCAGCTTCGAGAAGTTGATCAAGATCCCCGCCCGGCCCGGTGACGCCCGGGAGGGACTGAGTGCACCCAGCCGGTTCGGGGCCCTGGCCCGTCGGGTCTGGCATCCCCTGTTGAATGCGGAGGAGCTGGCGTGA
- a CDS encoding ATP-dependent DNA helicase UvrD2: MSVDALLERLDPEQREVATTFGGPVAVIAGAGTGKTRAITHRIAYAVAAGVYNPTSVLAVTFTTRAAGEMRGRLQQLGVRGVQARTFHSAALRQAQYFWPKAYGSDLPPVVDNRWGMVAEAASRLRVSTETAALRDLSGEIGWAKVSNVTPDSYVGVAGRQDRQLASFDAETVARVFAAYEEVKRDRQRIDFEDILLCTAAMISDHDRVAAEIRRTYRHLVVDEYQDVSPLQQTLLDLWRGESQDICVVGDPAQTIHTFAGAQASFLTGFAKRHPGSTVVRLVRDYRSTPQVVKVANRIAGSGKISELGAVRLEAQREPGPEARFAEAADEASEAADVADWLASLHQAGVEYRELAVLFRINAQSPAFEQALTERGIPYLVRGGERFYERPEVRQALVALRSQVRNAPEDADDSAMTAAGQVKMLLGSLGWTEQPPTGTGAVRERWESLAALVAVAEDLTRTRPGCTLTDVVAELQRRAETQHVPSANGVTVSTLHSAKGLEWDGVAVVGVCEGSLPFVLATTEEQITEERRLFYVGVTRARKHLRVSWARTRNGSGQRSPSRFLSGLRGDSAGAGTSRPGPVRRNRSSVLAATCRSCGRHLVDAAERKLGRHTDCPASYDEPTLDRLRTWRKSRSEAERLPAYVVFTDATLIAIAEARPRTARELIKVPGIGATKISKYGADVLEVVNDDTAGTDHDDSRHTGRSGRQGRHR, translated from the coding sequence CTGAGTGTGGATGCACTGCTCGAGCGGCTGGATCCCGAGCAGCGGGAGGTGGCCACCACCTTCGGCGGCCCGGTGGCGGTGATCGCCGGTGCCGGGACCGGCAAGACCCGGGCAATCACGCACCGGATCGCGTACGCCGTCGCTGCGGGTGTCTACAACCCCACGTCGGTGCTGGCCGTCACCTTCACCACCCGGGCCGCCGGTGAGATGCGGGGTCGGCTGCAGCAGCTCGGGGTCCGTGGCGTGCAGGCCCGGACCTTCCACTCCGCCGCCTTGCGGCAGGCGCAGTATTTCTGGCCGAAGGCGTACGGGTCGGATCTGCCGCCGGTGGTCGACAACCGGTGGGGAATGGTCGCCGAGGCCGCGTCCCGGCTCCGGGTCTCCACCGAGACCGCTGCGCTGCGCGACCTGTCCGGTGAGATCGGCTGGGCCAAGGTCAGCAATGTGACTCCGGACAGTTATGTCGGAGTCGCCGGCCGACAGGACCGTCAGCTGGCCTCGTTCGACGCCGAGACCGTGGCCCGCGTGTTCGCGGCCTATGAGGAGGTCAAACGGGACCGGCAACGGATCGATTTCGAGGACATCCTGCTCTGCACCGCGGCGATGATCTCCGACCACGACCGGGTGGCCGCCGAGATCCGGCGCACCTACCGGCATCTGGTGGTCGACGAATACCAGGACGTCAGTCCGCTGCAGCAGACCCTGCTGGATCTGTGGCGGGGTGAGTCACAGGACATCTGTGTGGTCGGTGACCCGGCGCAGACCATCCACACCTTCGCCGGTGCGCAGGCGTCCTTCCTGACCGGATTCGCCAAGCGGCACCCCGGCAGCACGGTGGTCCGGTTGGTTCGGGACTACCGGTCCACACCACAGGTGGTGAAAGTCGCCAATCGGATCGCCGGGAGCGGCAAGATCTCCGAGCTCGGAGCAGTCCGGTTGGAGGCGCAGCGGGAGCCGGGCCCGGAAGCTCGGTTCGCCGAGGCTGCCGACGAGGCGTCCGAGGCCGCCGACGTCGCGGACTGGCTGGCATCGTTGCACCAGGCGGGCGTGGAGTATCGCGAGCTGGCGGTGTTGTTCCGGATCAACGCCCAGTCGCCGGCCTTCGAGCAGGCGTTGACCGAGCGGGGCATTCCCTACCTGGTCCGTGGCGGCGAGCGGTTCTACGAGCGGCCCGAGGTGCGGCAGGCGCTGGTCGCCCTGCGCAGCCAGGTCCGCAACGCGCCGGAGGACGCCGACGACTCGGCGATGACGGCCGCCGGTCAGGTGAAGATGCTGCTCGGCAGTCTGGGCTGGACCGAACAGCCGCCGACCGGCACCGGCGCTGTCCGGGAGCGATGGGAGTCGCTGGCGGCCCTGGTGGCGGTGGCGGAGGATCTCACCCGGACCCGACCCGGCTGCACGCTGACCGATGTGGTGGCGGAGTTGCAGCGCCGCGCCGAGACCCAGCACGTGCCGTCGGCCAACGGCGTCACCGTGTCCACGCTGCACTCGGCCAAGGGGCTGGAGTGGGACGGTGTGGCGGTGGTCGGAGTCTGTGAGGGGTCGTTGCCGTTCGTGCTGGCGACCACCGAGGAACAGATCACCGAAGAACGCCGGCTGTTCTACGTCGGCGTCACCCGGGCTCGCAAACACCTGCGGGTGTCCTGGGCCCGGACCCGCAACGGCTCCGGTCAGCGCAGTCCTTCCCGGTTCCTGTCCGGTCTACGCGGCGACAGTGCCGGAGCGGGCACCTCCCGGCCCGGCCCCGTACGGCGGAATCGGTCCAGTGTGTTGGCGGCGACCTGCCGTTCCTGTGGTCGGCATCTGGTCGACGCCGCCGAACGGAAGCTCGGCCGCCATACCGATTGCCCGGCCAGCTACGACGAACCGACGCTGGACCGGCTGCGGACCTGGCGCAAATCCCGGTCGGAGGCCGAGCGGCTGCCTGCCTATGTCGTCTTCACCGACGCCACCTTGATCGCGATCGCCGAGGCCAGACCGCGGACCGCGCGGGAGTTGATCAAGGTCCCCGGGATCGGTGCGACCAAGATCAGCAAGTACGGAGCCGACGTCCTCGAGGTCGTCAACGACGACACCGCCGGGACCGATCACGACGACAGCCGGCACACCGGCCGTTCCGGCCGTCAGGGTCGGCATCGATAG
- a CDS encoding winged helix-turn-helix transcriptional regulator, producing MAAARTVGGPCQAWPEDSAFIREVLDRIGDKWTMLIISTLGAEAVRYSDLQASIPGISQRMLTQTLKHLERDGLLTRTAYAEVPPRVEYELTDLGRSLLDAVMAMAGWAAAHHAEVASNRAASELTGIGRARVPVSTPTD from the coding sequence ATGGCGGCAGCGAGGACGGTCGGTGGTCCGTGCCAGGCATGGCCCGAGGACAGTGCCTTCATCCGCGAGGTGCTCGACCGGATCGGCGACAAATGGACCATGTTGATCATCAGTACGCTCGGTGCAGAAGCAGTGCGCTACTCCGACCTGCAGGCAAGCATCCCCGGGATCTCGCAACGGATGCTGACCCAGACGCTCAAACACCTCGAGCGCGACGGACTGCTCACCCGCACCGCCTACGCCGAGGTCCCTCCGCGGGTGGAGTACGAGCTGACCGATCTGGGTCGGTCGCTGCTGGACGCGGTGATGGCGATGGCGGGCTGGGCTGCCGCACACCACGCCGAGGTCGCCAGCAACCGGGCTGCCAGTGAGCTGACCGGGATCGGCCGGGCTCGGGTCCCGGTCAGTACGCCGACCGACTGA
- a CDS encoding WhiB family transcriptional regulator translates to MFDAGRNKGSVRELPCHLVDPEVFFAEQPADVEYAKSLCMSCPIQEACLASAQDRREPWGVWGGQLIVQGEIVARKRPRGRPRKHPLPEPEIAPAVARRWELPRERRGHGRQVRSGGERAA, encoded by the coding sequence ATGTTTGACGCAGGAAGAAACAAGGGGTCTGTCCGCGAGTTGCCATGCCATCTCGTGGACCCGGAGGTGTTCTTCGCCGAGCAACCTGCTGATGTGGAGTACGCCAAGTCGCTGTGCATGAGCTGCCCGATCCAGGAAGCATGCCTCGCCAGCGCCCAGGACCGGCGCGAGCCGTGGGGCGTGTGGGGCGGACAGCTGATCGTCCAGGGTGAGATCGTCGCGCGGAAGCGTCCGCGTGGCCGGCCTCGGAAGCACCCGCTTCCGGAGCCGGAGATCGCCCCAGCGGTGGCACGGCGATGGGAACTGCCGCGAGAGCGGCGGGGCCACGGCCGTCAGGTTCGCTCCGGGGGTGAGCGCGCAGCATGA
- a CDS encoding HAD hydrolase-like protein, which produces MSTDDRPVILFDLDGTVLDSAPGIVAAQQAALRDVGIEPPSEEVLRSDLGPPPAVLFARVGVPAERIDEAGAAYRRHYLSEGIQNATVFPGVREVLASLQQRFRLATATMKLISTATPFLDHHRLTEYFEVVGGAAEGGAGDKSVIIDATCTALGDPERHKMIMVGDRHSDISGGRDHEMATIAVTWGYGSRDELVASGPDLIIDSPDQLEPAIDRLLADAEPH; this is translated from the coding sequence GTGAGCACCGACGACCGCCCGGTCATCCTGTTCGATCTGGACGGGACGGTGCTGGATTCGGCGCCCGGCATCGTCGCCGCCCAGCAGGCGGCGTTGCGCGACGTCGGCATCGAACCTCCGAGCGAAGAGGTGTTGCGCAGCGACCTCGGCCCGCCGCCGGCGGTCCTGTTCGCCAGGGTCGGTGTGCCGGCCGAGCGGATCGACGAGGCCGGTGCCGCCTACCGCCGGCACTACCTGTCCGAGGGGATCCAGAACGCCACCGTCTTCCCCGGGGTCCGCGAGGTGCTGGCCAGCTTGCAGCAACGCTTCCGGCTGGCGACCGCGACGATGAAATTGATCAGTACCGCAACGCCGTTCCTTGATCATCACCGACTGACCGAGTACTTCGAGGTGGTCGGCGGTGCCGCCGAGGGTGGCGCCGGTGACAAGTCGGTGATCATCGACGCCACCTGCACCGCGCTCGGTGATCCCGAACGGCACAAGATGATCATGGTCGGTGATCGCCACTCCGACATCAGCGGCGGTCGTGATCATGAGATGGCGACGATCGCCGTCACCTGGGGTTACGGCAGCCGCGACGAGCTCGTGGCATCCGGACCGGATCTGATCATCGACTCCCCCGATCAGCTCGAGCCCGCGATCGATCGACTGTTGGCCGACGCCGAGCCGCACTGA